The genome window TATGAAGCGTTGTCGACAACCACTACAGAATTGGGTGGTAGGTTGGGAATTAATTGTGTCCTAAGCCATTTTTCATAATTCTCGTAATTCATGTTGTCGTGATAGTCCCCTGTTTTGGTGCCGGctttaaaagttaataaagCATTTGGTATAAACCCAGCTTCAGATCCTGCGTGGACTATCACGACTCGTTGTCCTTTAGAAATGGGTTTTTTTAGTCCTTCCGTAGGGCCATCGCTCCAGGCTTTGGTTGTTGAGTGCGATGAATCTACGTAGGATTCATCTGTGTAAACAATGGGTCTTCCTTCTTGTcgatattttcttattttacttaaatattcaatGCGTTGTAATCGGATATTCGATGTTTCTATTAGTAATTTACGGctgttttctgtttttttccAGCGAAATCCTAACTCCTTTATAATTACACGAAGACTTGTTTCTGACCCTTTAAAGTTTATATCTTCCTCAAGTTTCTTTTTTAGTTTCCCAATGGTGGGAAGTTCATTATTCGTCTTGTGAAAATTGTGTATACATCTTTTTATAATACCTTGGTCAAAATTATCAATATTCGTAACTGGTTTAGCTCTGGGACGTTTTTTTCCAGGTGTTCTGAAAGTAATTAGCAAATCGGAACTCTTGGCTTGATTTGCGATATTTTTTACAGTTCCAATTGAAGTCTTAGTGGCCTCCGATGTCCGTTTTTGAATTTTAGCTAATTTACTGactacacaatttaatttagaaacagTTTCCGTTTTCATTACCTGCATAGTCTGTATAGTTTGGTTATTCTCCGACTGACTGAGTAAAGAAGCAACTTCCTCAATCTGACTTCGAATTTGCTTCAATGAATCGACACATTCGTCAGCTTCTTTCTTTAAAAAGCAATTCACGTCATATATCATTTTCCGTGCTTGcctttttaaaacaatgttttttttacgcattttcaaatcactttttaatatttaacaaaaaaaacttaactgacaaacttaaacaaacaaactcaacaaataataacaatcgacaacaataaacaattaacgaaaatagcaattcacttgtgaacgtgattgtacaacaCGAGTGCGCGGTACGtcggagcagtggagcgccaatcagagcaccgcgtgcgcctacacacccgccccgcaccccactaattgcccgttgatacccaatttctgatttctgcgcaataacggtcaaagccaaactctcgccgcgcgtactgtaccatCTACAACTTCGTTGAGGTAAATTGGCGTGGTTCGTGACAACTCCATGGACGCAAACCTCTATTATAGAGAAATTCTTGACAAAAAGACCAGTTTCCtacaaaaattatcaaaaaacgAATTACTCTCGCTGTGTAAAGAGTTACAAGTGGTGGTGGATGTAGAAACAATAGAGGAACTTCGTAAGACTTTACGAGAGGTAGTCAAGAGTGGATCTAGATTGGAGGAAGTAAAACAACTGCTGGGTGAAGATCATTCAGAAATAAAAGGGCTACAAAGTCCTCCGACGATGTCcgtaaatatttataacattgAGCCGTTCGATGGCCGTGATTTTGACACCTTCGAGACTCAGCTGCAATGTCTAATTACTTTAAATGAAGTACCAGAAGAGAAGAAAGTAGCgttattaattacaaaattaacACCAAAAGTGTTCGATACTCTAAACCACAAGTGTGCGCCGGAGAAACCTACAAAGAAAACCTTTGCTGAATTATTGACAATTTTAGAGGTTAGATATGCAAAATCAACTTCAGTGGCATTAGATAGGGCAGAATTCAGGAAGTGTAATCAAAAGTCTGATGAAACTATAGAAGAGTACATTAtccgattaaaaaaattagcaaaAAAATGCTCTTTTAAAGACTATGATGATCAAGTGAAAGAAAAACTAATAGATGGTGTATTTTCATCTTTAATCAAGTTTGAACTTTTGAAAAATGGTAATCAAAATTTAGAGGAATTAATAATTTTAGCCCGTACTGTGGAGTCAGCATTATTACATTCAAAGGTTAAGGAGCCAGCCGAAGAGCAAACTAGTAGTATGTTTCAAATTAGGAAAGGTACCCAATTAAGGAATAAATCATTTAATAAGCCAAAGAGTGAATCCACAGGTACCACACCTATGGGTAAGTTAACCAAATGCTTTTGTTGTGGAAAAAATAATCATCTTAAGAGTGAATGTTCATTGAAAGATAAATTCTGTTCGGAGTGCGGCCTGCGTGGACATTTATTTCGAATGTGTGCTAAAAACCGTAGGGTCAACATGTTAGAATGTGATACACAGGACGACTCAGACGATAAAGGAAACGTAGAGCAATCAATAAAAGACTTATTCCCTGAAAGTGatgattattataatgtttataaTTGTAATTCAACTACAACTAAAATACCTCCTTGTTTTGTAAATGGTAGTGTAAATggcctaaaattaaaatttgaattgGATACAGGGTCGGAAGCAACCACTATTTTGTTTAAAGATCTAAAGATGTTAAATCTAAccggtaaaataaaaaaaaccaatattcactttaaaaattatgatCAAACTGTAACCCAACCCATGGGAATAATTAATATGGAAATgaatttaaataacaataaaaaaaatgtgaatttgtTTGTTGTCGAAGACAACAAGCCGAGGCTATTGGGGCGAGATGTCCTTAGTATCTTTGGCATGTGGCCATTACAGTTAAATTCAAATGAAATATATGATCCGGTAAACCTGATCAAAGAAAAGTTCTCAGATGTGTTTAGTCCGGGGTGGGGAAATGTAAAGGGTGAATGCATAAATCTAAAATTAAAAGACCATGCACAACCTAAACGCCTACCAGTTAGACAGGTTCCATTTGCACTTAAAGATAAAATTAATCTTGAAATTAAAAGATTGTTAGAAAATGGGCGAATTGAACCTGTAAAATACAGTGACTGGGGCACACCagtagtacctatattaaaaccGGATGGTTCTGTTCGTTTGTGTGGTGATTACAAAGTTACTCTAAATCCCCAATTAAAAGTGGATCGATTTCCTCTACCCCATGTTGAggacatttttaataaattgagAGGAGCTGAATTTTATTGTGAATTAGACTTAAAAGAGGCTTATTTGCAAGCACCTCTTGATGAAGCGTCCCAAGAACTAACAGTTATTGTAACTGAAATTGgaacatttaaatataaatttttaccaTATGGTGTAAGTACAGGACCAGGCTCTTTTCAGCGACTAATGTCACAAAAACTATCAAATATCCCAAATGTAATAGTGTttatagataatatatacaTGTGTGGTAAAACACACGAGGAAATGATACAAACTTTAGAAAGTGTTCTGTCTAAATTAAAGGAGTGTGAATTTAAACTTAAGGTAGAGAAGTGTAAATTTTTTCGAAAAAATATTGATGTTTTTGGCTATAGAATCAACAAAGACGGTATACAAATTATACGAGAAAATATAGAACCCATATTAAACATATCACCTCCCGAAAATATCACCATGCTAAGATCTTTTCTTGGAAAAATCAATTACTATggtagatttttaaaacatcTAGCCACAAATCTGTACCCATTGTATGAATGTACCAAGAAAGGAAATTTTGTCTGGACTGATGAGTGCCAAAACGCGTTTGAGTTAGTAAAACAGGAATTAGCTTCGGCTAAGAATTTGTCACATTATAATCCAGAGTTGCCGTTAATTTTGACTTGTGATGCATCTGCATATGGGGTTGGAGCTATAATCTCTAACAGAGGATTAGATAATGTTGTGAGGCCCATTGCTTTTGCtagtaaaaaatttaatgagtctgaaaaaaaatatactgcGTTAGATAAAGAAGCACTAGCAATAATTTTTGGGataacaaaattttataattatacatATGGGAGATTGTTTGAATTAGAAACTGACAATGCTGCTCTAGTACGTATACTAGGCCCACATAAAGCAATTCCAAAAATGGCTGCCAAACGTCTACAACATTATGCTATATTCCTCTCTGCTTTTAATTATACCATAAAGCACATCAGTACAGACAGAAA of Maniola hyperantus chromosome 26, iAphHyp1.2, whole genome shotgun sequence contains these proteins:
- the LOC138404117 gene encoding uncharacterized protein, with amino-acid sequence MELSRTTPIYLNEVVDGTVRAARKEADECVDSLKQIRSQIEEVASLLSQSENNQTIQTMQTNNELPTIGKLKKKLEEDINFKGSETSLRVIIKELGFRWKKTENSRKLLIETSNIRLQRIEYLSKIRKYRQEGRPIVYTDESYVDSSHSTTKAWSDGPTEGLKKPISKGQRVVIVHAGSEAGFIPNALLTFKAGTKTGDYHDNMNYENYEKWLRTQLIPNLPPNSVVVVDNASYHNKQWDLAPSSNTKKADMQNWLTDKGIQYDSTMLKPQLYNLIKANKERFKTFSIDQILAEANHSILRLPPYHPDLNPIEMAWATIKQYVASKNVKWNLQECTKLIKEKVSLMGAQEWGKICKKVKDIEEEYVKSDHVVDLLTEQFIIRVDDNSEDDDSDDGYEDDDDDNCNRGSPEPGPSTSKRRCTISCRGSTTGPCGDFIEGVKPLTDSESE